The Streptomyces sp. TLI_105 DNA segment CGTGCCGGGCCCCGCGACTCCGCCCCGCCCAGCGGGCGCTCCGAGCACGTCGGGCCCCCCGGCTCCGCCCCGTGCGCCGGGGCCGTCCGGGGCGCCCGGCTCGGCGGGTGCCACGGCGGTGGTCGGTCGGCCCGGCGCTCCCGCCTCGGGCGGGCGGTCGGGACCCCCGGCCGGGTCCTCGTGGTGCCGGTGGACCAGGGCGTGCAGGGCCGTGTCCAGGTCCAGGTGGGCGGCCTGGACCCAGTCGGCGAGTTCTTCGTGGGCGAAGCGGTAGCCGGAGCCGGCGGGGACGAGCAGGCCCTCGGTGAGGACGGCCGGGGCCCAGCCCTCCCGCCAGGGGAACAGCTCCTCGAAGGAGGCCCGGTCCAGGAGGCCGTGCCCGGGCCCGAGGCACCGGCGGGCCGCCTCGTGCACCCGGCCGGTCACGCGCGCGGCGAGCCTGCGGACGGCCGTCCCGCGGAGGAGCGGCCGGGAGCCCGCGGCGATCCGGACGGCGGCCCGCAGGCACACCAGGTCCAGGTGGGCGGTGAAGATCTCCTCGCGCCCGGGTCGCCCCGGCACCTCTCCCGGCAGCGCCGCCCGCACCTCGGCGAGCAGCCGCAGGGCGAGCGGGTGCCGGGCGTCCGCCGCGGCGAGGTCCGCCTCCCCGATCCCGTACCCCTCGCGTACGGCACGGGCCTCCGTCTCGGAGTACGGCCCGAGAAACACGGCCGGGGGCATTCCGCCGCCGGTCGTCGCCGCGGCGGTCGCAGTCGTGGCCGGGCCCGGACCGTCCGGCCGTCCGGCCGGGTCCGTCGCGAGCCGGTGCCGGGCGCCCGGTCCCGCCGCCGGCGGGTGCGGGGCTCCCGCGTCCGCCACCGACCCGGGCGGACCGCCGGGGTCCGCCACCGCCCCGGCCGAGCCGCCGGGGCCCGGCACCGGCCGGTGCAAGGCCCCCGGGGTGTACAGCGTGCCCGCCTGTTCCCAGTGTTCCGGGCGGCAGGCGGTGATCAGGTGGGCCCCGTGGGTGCGGAGCCAGCGTTCCGTGGCCGTCGTCCAGTCGGCGAGCCGGTGGGCGAGGAGCGGGGGCATCTCCTCGGGGCCGTCGAGGACGACGAGGAGCGGGCGGCCCGCGTCCCGGGCGAGGGCGGCGGCCCGCTCCGGGGTGGCGGTCGTGGTGTCGCCGAGCGCCCCGGACGCGGCGACGATCCGGCCGGCCCGGTGGAGGGCGCGGCCGACGGCGTCGGCGAGCGAGCGGTCCTCGGCGCGCAGGTCGGCCCCGCGCAGCCGGACGGTGGGGGCGGGTGCGACGCCCCGGGCGCGCCGGGCGCAGAGTGCGGCGAGGGCGGTGGTGCGGCCGGTGCCGGGGGCGCCGACGAGGGCGAGGACGGGGGTGTCGCCGGCCGTGAAGCGGGCGAACTCGCGGACGCAGTCGGGCCGTTCGACGGGTTCGGGCCAGGGGTCGGGGTCCCGTGCGGGCCCGGTGGAGGTGGCGGTGAGTTCCAGGATCGCGGCGAGGTTGAGGTCGGGCCCGTAGGCGGGGACGGTGGCCGCGTTGCGCCGGAGCAGGGCGGTGAGGGGGCCGGCGGGCCGGAGCGGCACCGCGTATCCGGCGGCCCGGCGGTCGCCGTGCAGGGCGGTGCCGAGGACGGCGAGGACGGTGCCGGTGACGGTGTCGAGGACGGGCCCGCCGGCGGCCTGTCCGCCGCGGCGGAGCGCCTCGGCGCCCTCGGTGCCGATGGCGAGTTCGAGGGCGTCGGTGAGGGCGTGGAAGCGGTCGGTGGCGGTGTACGTGACGGCGGCGGGGCCTAGGACCCGGGCCTCGCGCCAGCCCTGGGCGGCGATCCGCACGTATGTGCCGGGTTCGATCTCGGGCCGGGTCGCGAGCGGCAGCGGGCGGCCGCCGAGCCCTTCGGTCCGTACGAGCGCGAGGCCGCTCTCGGGCAGGGGGGTGACGGCCTCGGCCTCGGCGAGGCAGGTCCGGTCGCCGGGGGCGTGCAGGACGACACGGCTGAGTCCGTCGACGGCTTCGTGGCTGGTGACGACCGTCCCGTGGTGGTCGGCGAGGAAACCGGTGCCGCGTGGCCGGCCCGCCGGATCGCAGATCCGTACCAGCGTCGCCAGGTCCCCGGGTCCCATGGTGTCGACGGTAGGCGCCCGGTGATCGTCCCAAGGTGCTCGTCGGGAAACGCGCCCCCTGACGCTCCCCCGTTCGCATCGAGCGCCTCCCCGATGGGGTGAATTTCGGCGGCTCTGCGGGACAGACACTTCCCGGGGGAAACGGAGGGGGGAAAGTCGTGGGGCGGGCACGCGCGCGTGCCCGCCCCACGACGGAGTCCGGTCGGCTCAGCCGAAGACGGCGAGGCTCTTGGCCTTGCCCCGCTGCTCCTCGACGAGCGCGAGCAGCTTCCCCCCGGGCCCGAAGACCGCGACGGGCCCCTTCGGGTACTCCGGCATCTCCAGGCGGACGCCGTTGAGCAGCAGCCCGGCCCGCTTCTCGTCGACCTCCCAGCGCGGGAACGCCGCCGCGGCCGCGTCGGCGACCGGCATGACCGTCAGCTCCTCCTGGAGCTGGTCAAGGGTCCGGGCCGAGTCCAGCTTGTACGGGCCGACCCGGGTGCGCCGCAGCGCGGTCAGGTGGCCGCCGACGCCGAGTCCGGCACCGAGGTCCCGGGCGAGCGCCCGGATGTACGTGCCGGAGGAGCAGACCACCGAGACGACCAGGTCGATGACCGGCGTGCCGTCCTCGGCGGTGTCGTCGCGGACGTCGTAGACCCGGAAGGAGGAGACGGTGACCGGGCGGGCCGGGATCTCGAACTCCTCGCCGCCGCGCACGCGCGCGTACGACCGCTTGCCGTCGATCTTGATCGCGGAGACCTTCGATGGCACCTGCATGATGGCGCCGGTCAGCTCGGCGACGCCCGCGTCGATCTGCTCCCGGGTGACCTTCGAAGCGTCGACCGACGCCGTGATCTCGCCCTCGGCGTCGTCGGTGATCGTCGTCTGGCCCAGGCGGATGGTGCCCAGGTACTCCTTCTCGGTCAGCGCGAGGTGACCGAGGAGCTTGGTCGCCCGCTCCACGCCGAGGACGAGGACGCCCGTGGCCATGGGGTCGAGCGTGCCGGCGTGGCCGACGCGACGGGTCTTGGCGATCCCGCGCATCTTGGCCACGACGTCGTGCGAAGTGAAGCCCGACGGCTTGTCGACGATGACAAGCCCGTCGGGCGTCTTTCCCGAGGTGCTCATTCGGCGGCTTCGTCCTCGCCCGGCTTCTTGTAGGGGTCGGCGTCGCCCGCGAAGGAGGCGCCCGAGGAGGCCTCCCGCACCTGGGCGTCCGAGGCCCGCGCCTTGTCGAGGAGGTCCTCGATGGTCTTGGCGTTCTCCGGGAGGGCGTCGGCCACGAAGGTCAGGGTCGGGGTGAACTTGGTCCCCGCCGCCCGGCCCACGGCCGAACGGAGGATGCCCTTGGCGCTCTCCAGACCGGCCGCGGCGCTCGCGCGCTCCTCGTCGTCGCCGTAGACCGTGTAGAAGACCGTGGCCTCCCGCAGGTCGCCGGTGACGCGGGTGTCCGTGATGGTCACGTGCGTACCCAGGCGGGGGTCCTTGATGCCGCGCTGCAGCTTCTCGGCGACCACCTCCCGGATGAGGTCCGCCAGCTTCTTCGCCCGCGCGTTGTCGGCCACTGGTCCTTCTCCTTCTTTGCCTTGCTCAAATCAGTCTTCATCAGTGTGGAGCCTTCGGCGCACCGAAAGGAGTTCCACCTCCGGCCGTGCGGCGACGAGCCGCTCACAGCGGTCGAGCACGTCCGATACGAACCCCGGGTCCCCGGACACCAGCGCGACGCCCAGCCGGGCCCTGCGATGGAGGTCCTGGTCGCCCACCTCGGCCGCGCTCACGGAGAACTTGCGCTGGAGCTCGGCGACGATGGGCCGGACGACGGAGCGTTTCTCCTTCAACGAATGAACGTCGCCGAGGAGCAGGTCGAAGGACAGAGTCCCCACGTACATGTGGTGCCGGATGTCCCGCCGGTTCGGGTTCGGTGGCCTGCCACGCCGTCGCTTGGCAGGGACACCAGAACCGTACACGCAACGGCCGGGGCCGATCGACGGAAATATCTTCCGCCGACCGGCCCCGGACGCAGCCCTACGCGTTACGCGCGCGGCTTCTCGCGCATCTCGTACGTCGCGATGACGTCGTCGATCTTGATGTCGTTGAAGTTTCCGAGGTTGATACCGCCCTCGAAGCCTTCGCGGATCTCGGTGACGTCGTCCTTGAAGCGGCGCAGACCGTGGATCGTGAGGTCCTCGGCGATGACCTTGCCGTCGCGGACGAGGCGCGCCTTGGTGTTGCGCTTGACCTCGCCCGAGCGGATGAGGACACCGGCGATGTTGCCCAGCTTGGACGAGCGGAAGACCTCGCGGATCTCCGCCGTACCGAGCTCGACCTCTTCGTACTCCGGCTTGAGGAGGCCCTTGAGCGCCGCCTCGATCTCCTCGATCGCCTGGTAGATGACCGAGTAGTACCGGACGTCGACGCCCTCGCGCTCCGCCATCTGCGCGGCACGGCCGGCCGCACGGACGTTGTAGCCGATGACGATGGCGTCGGAGCCCATGGCCAGGTCGATGTCCGACTCGGTGACCGCACCCACACCGCGGTGCAGGACGCGGATGTCGACCTCTTCGCCGACGTCGAGCTGGAGCAGCGAGGCCTCGAGGGCCTCGACCGCACCGGACGCGTCGCCCTTGATGATGAGGTTGAGTTCCTGGACGAGACCGGCCTTGAGCACCTTGTCGAGGTCCTCGAGGGACACCCGGCGGACGCGCTTGGCGAAGGCGGCGTTGCGCTCACGCGCAGCGCGCTTCTCGGCGATCTGACGGGCCGTACGGTCCTCGTCGACGACCAGGAGGTTGTCGCCGGCACCCGGGACGTTGGTGAGACCCAGGACGAGGACGGGAGTCGACGGGGTCGCCTCCTCGACGTTGTTGCCCTTGTCGTCGAGCATCGCCCGGACGCGGCCGTACGCGTCGCCGACCACCACGGTGTCGCCGATGCGCAGCGTTCCGCGCTGGACCAGGACGGTCGAGACGGCACCGCGACCACGGTCGAGGTGCGACTCGATCGCAATGCCCTGCGCGTCCTGGTTCGGGTTGGCCCGCAGGTCGAGCGAGGCGTCGGCGGTGAGGATGACGGCCTCGAGCAGGGAGTCGATGTGCAGACCCTGCTTGGCGGAGATGTCGACGAACATCGTGTCGCCGCCGTACTCCTCGGCCACCAGACCGAACTCGGTCAGCTGACCGCGGACCTTGGTCGGGTCCGCGCCCTCGACGTCGATCTTGTTGACCGCGACGACGATCGGGACGCCGGCGGCCTTGGCGTGGTTGAGCGCCTCGATCGTCTGCGGCATGACGCCGTCGTTGGCCGCGACCACGAGGATCGCGATGTCGGTCGACTTCGCACCACGGGCACGCATGGCGGTGAACGCCTCGTGACCCGGGGTGTCGATGAAGGTGATGCGACGCTCTTCGCCGTTGACCTCGGTACCGACCTGGTAGGCACCGATGTGCTGGGTGATGCCACCGGCCTCGCCCGCGACGACGTTCGTCTTGCGGATCGCGTCGAGAAGTCGGGTCTTACCGTGGTCGACGTGACCCATGACGGTGACGACCGGCGGACGGGAGACCAGAGCCTCTTCGCCGCCCTCGTCCTCGCCGAACTCGATGTCGAAGGACTCGAGGAGCTCGCGGTCCTCCTCCTCCGGGGAGACGATCTGAACCTGGTAGTTCATCTCGTCGCCGAGCATCTGCAGCGTGTCGTCGGAGACGGACTGCGTCGCCGTGACCATCTCACCGAGGTTCATCATCACCGCGACGAGCGACGCCGGGTTGGCGCCGATCTTCTCGGCGAAGTCGGTGAGGGAGGCACCGCGCGACAGGCGAATGACCTCGCCGCCACCGCGGGGAAGCATCACGCCGCCCACGGACGGGGCCTGCATGGCCTCGTACTCCTGACGCCTCTGACGCTTCGACTTGCGACCACGACGCGCGGGACCGCCGGGGCGACCGAAGGCGCCCTGCGTGCCACCACGGCCACCCGGACCGCCGGGACGGCCACCGAAGCCACCGGGACGACCGCCGAAGCCGCCGCCACCGCCGCCGGGACCACCCGGACGACCGCCGCCGCCACCGGGACCACCGGGACGACCGGCGAAGCCGCCGCCGCCACCGCCGGGACCGGCCGGACGACCGGCGAAGCCGGGACGACCGCCGCCGCCACCGCCGGGACCACCCGGACGGCCGCCGGGGCCACCGGGACCACGGCCGCCAGGACCGGGACGCGGGCCGGCAGCGGGACGCTGCGGCATCATGCCCGGGTTCGGACGGTTACCGCCGGGCGCGCCGCCCGGACGGGGAGCCTGCGGACGAGGCATGCCACCGGGGGTGGGACGGCCACCGCCCTGACCCTGCGGACGCGGGGCGCCACCGGGGCCGCCCTGCGGACGCGGGGCGCCCGGAACGGCACCGGGGCCGCCGGGACGGGGAGCGCCGCCACCCGGACGGGGCGCCTGCGGGCGCGCCATTCCGGTGGAGCCACCCGAGGTGAAGGGGTTGTTGCCCGGACGGGGACCGGCCGGACGGGCACCGCCCGGACGGGGGGCCTGCTGGCCGCCGGGGCGCGGAGCGCCCTGGCCCTGCGGGCGGGGGGCACCCTGACCCGGGCGGGCGGGACGCTCGCCGGTGGGACGGGGACCCGGGGCGGCGCCACCGGGACGCGGACCGGCGGCGGGAGCCGACGGGGGCGCGGTGAACTCCGGGGCGGCCGGAGCCGGCGTGACCGGCTTGGGCGCGGGCTTCGGGCCCGGGCGGGGGCCCGAGGCGGCCGGAGCCGGAGAGGGGGTGCTGCTCGCGGGCGCGGCCGGAGTGACCGGCGCCGGCGCTGCGGGCGCGGCGGGGGCCGGCTTGGGGGCCGGGGCGCCGGGCTTCGGAGCAGCGGGACGGGCCGCGGCGGCCGGAGACGGCGCCGCGGGGGAGGGCGCCGCCTTGCGGGGCGCGCCGGGCTTGGCAGCGGTCTTGCCGGCGTTGCCGCCGGGACCCTGCAAAGCGTCAGTCAACTTGCGCACGACCGGCGCCTCGATCGTCGAGGACGCCGAACGGACGAATTCACCGAGTTCTTGGAGCTTGGCCATGACGACCTTGCTCTCCACACCGAACTCCTTGGCGAGTTCGTATACCCGGACCTTAGCCACTTTGCTCCTTTGTGAGGTCCGGTTACCGCCGGACCGTCGCTACTTCATGGGCGTACTCATCGCGTACTCATCGAGTGCTCATCGCAATCTCGACCTACTTCCAACTCGCGAGGTACCTGACCGCACGGTTCTCCGTGCCGTACTTCTTGTTCATTGCGGTGCCGCCTGCTCGACGTGGTGGCGGAGCGCCGCGGTGTCGAGCGGTCCCGGGACCTTGAGGGCCCTCGGGAAAGCTCGGCGGCGGACCGCCAGGTCGAGACAGACCACGGCGGGGTGCAGGTACGCACCCCGGCCGGGCAGCGTACCGCGATGATCAGGAACGCACTCGTCCTTGTTCACCACGATCCGCAGCAGATCGCTCTTGGCCGCTCGCTCCCGGCATCCCACACAGGTTCGCTCAGGGCACGCGCGGGCATGCGTCCGGCCAGACACTATTAAGTCTACCTCCCCGCACCGACCCCACCCGTTCGGGGCAAGAATCGAACAGTCGTTGTCCAAAAACGGTCTCAGCCCTGCGGCTCGGCCGGCTCCGTGTCCGGACGGATGTCGATCCGCCAGCCGGTGAGGCGAGCGGCGAGGCGGGCGTTCTGGCCCTCCTTGCCGATGGCCAGCGACAGCTGGTAGTCCGGCACCGTCACCCGGGCCGAGCGGGCGGCCAGGTCCACGACCTCGACCTTGGAGACCCGCGCCGGGGACAGCGCGTTCGCCACCATCTCGGCCGGGTCGTCCGACCAGTCGACGATGTCGATCTTCTCGCCGAGCAGCTCCGCCATCACGTTGCGGACGCGGCTGCCCATCGGGCCGATGCAGGCGCCCTTGGGGTTCAGGCCCGAACGGGTGGAACGGACGGCGATCTTGGTGCGGTGACCGGCCTCACGGGCGATGGCCGCGATCTCGACCGAGCCGTCGGCGATCTCCGGCACCTCCAGGGCGAAGAGCTTCTTCACCAGGTTGGGGTGCGTGCGCGAAAGGGTGACGGACGGACCGCGGACACCCTTCGCCACCCGGACGACGTACGTGCGCAGCCGAAGCCCGTGCGTGTAGTCCTCGCCGGGCACCTGCTCCTGCACCGGAAGGATGGCCTCCAGCTTGTCGTCCAGCCGGACGAGGACGTTCTTCGGGTCCTTGCCCTGCTGCACCACACCGGCGACGACATCGCCCTCGCGGCGCGCGTACTCGCCGAAGGTCACGTCGTTCTCGGCGTCCCGCAGCCGCTGCTGGATGACCTGGCGGGCGGTGCTCGCCGCGATCCGGCCGAAGTCCGACGGGGTGTCGTCGAAGTCCTTGGGCTCCTGGCCCTCCTCCAGGTCGGAGGGGTCCTCCTTCGCCCACACCGTCACGTGACCGGTGGCCCGGTTCAGCTCCACACGCGCGTGGCGGCGGGCGTCCGGGGTCCGGTGGTACGCGATGAGGAGGGCCGACTCGATCGCCTCGACCAGCATCTCGAAGGAGATGTCCTTCTCCTGGGCCAAGCCCTTCAGAAGCTTCACGTCGATGTCCACGGCTACGCCTCCTCTTCCTTCTTGTCCTTGCGGTTGAACTCGATCTCGACACGCGCCTTGACGATGTCGGCGAACGCGACCCGGCGGGCGGTGGGCTTGCGCCCCTTCACGCCCGGCACCTCCATGTCGAGGCCGTCCTCGTCCACCGCGAGGATGCGCGCGACCAGGTCCCCGCCCTCGGCGAGCTGGAGCTTCGCCAGGCGGCCGGTGGCGCGCACGTAGTGGCGGTGCTCGGTGAGGGGGCGCTCGGCGCCGGGGGAGCTGACCTCGAGGACGTACTCGCCCTCGCCCATCGCGTCGGTCTCGTCGAGCTTCTCGGAGATCTCGCGGCTCAGCTCGGCGCAGACGTCCAGCTCCACGCCCTCGTCCGAGTCGACGACGATCCGCAGCAGCCCGCGGCGGCCGGCCCGGGACACCTCGATCTCTTCCAGATCCAGGTCCTTCGCGGCGACGAGCGGCTCCACGAGTCCGCGCAGCCTGTCGCTCTGGGTGGTGCTCATCCGGGTGACTCCTCGGCCGCGTGTGCTGTTGTGGGTTCGTCGCGTGTCAGACCAAAGGGTATCCGGTCCGGGAGGGTGTTGCCGTCCATCGCCCCGGGGCCCGCGGGTACGCTCGCCTGCGGTGATCTCGACGATCTTCGACGACGGACGGCAGCCGAGGGAGAAGGCGTGACGACGACGGGCAGGCGCGCACTCCTCGTGGCGGGTGCGGCGGCGGGCGTGACCGCCCTCGCGAGCTGCACTTCCCCTCCCGCCGGGCAGGCCCGGCGGCCGGGCGCCGCCGAGCTGGAGGCCGAACGGGTGGCGCGCGCCGAGGCGGCCCTGCGGCTGCGGTCGGTGACCGCCGCGCGCGGCCTGCTGGAACGTTACGACGCGACGCTCGCCGCCCACCCCTCCCTGGCCCCCCGGCTGACCCCGCTGCGGAGCGCGGTGGCGGCCCACGCGAAGGCCCTCGGCGAGGGCGGCACGACGGTGGAACCCGCCACGGCGACGACCTCCGCGGGCCCCTCCCCGACGGCCTCCACCTCTCCGTCCGCCCCCTCTTCGTCCTCCGTTTCGGCCTCCGGGAGGCCCACGGCCCCCGCCGCACCCGTTCGGGTGGCGGCCGACCCCCGGGCCGCCCTCCGGGAACTCGCCGCCGCCGAGCGCGGCGCCTCCGACGGCCACACGGCCGCACTGCTCATCGCCCCGCCCGAGTACGCCCGGCTGCTCGCCTCCGTCGCGGCGGCCGGCGCCGCCCACGCCTACCTGCTGACCGAGGGAGCACGGGCATGAGCGCCCTCGACGCGACCCAGGCCGCGCTGGCCGCCGAGCACGCCGCGGTGTACGGGTACGGGGTCGTCGGCGGCCGGATCGGCGCCGAGCGGCGGACCGAGGCCACCGCCGCGTACGAGGCGCACCGGGCGCGGCGGGACGCGCTGCGCCGGGCCGTGCGGGACCTCGGTGGGACGCCGGTGGCGGCGGAGGCCGCGTACGAGCTGCCCTTCCGGGTCGCGGCCCCGGCCGACGCGGTGCGGCTCGCGGCGGTCCTGGAGGACCGGGTGGCCGGCGTGTACTCCGACCTCGTCCGGGCCACCGGGGACCGGGCGCGCGCGGAGGCGGCCGCCGCGCTCCGGGAGGCCGCGGTACGCGCCGTCCGCTGGCGCGGCAGCGACGTAACCTTTCCTGGGCTTGCCGAGCGGGCAGGGCCTGTCCGGTCCTGATCCGCCGGACAGGCCCTAGTCCCGCCCCGACCGAAGGAACAACGTACGCATGGGTTTCGAACCGCCGCAGCGACTGGCCAGGACGCTCGGTGAGACGTACGGGGACGCCGCGGCGGCCGAGTGGCTCGGGGAGCTTCCGGAGCTCGCCGGCCGGGCGCTCGACCGGGCGTCCCTGGACACCGAGCGGGTGATGGCCCCCGGCGGACGGAGCAGCCTGGTCGTGCTCGTCCGGCGCTCCGACGGCTCCCCCGCCGCGCTCAAGATCGCGCCGCCGTTCACCCGTCCGGACCTGGAGCGGGACGCGCTGGCGCACTGGAACGGCTGGGGCGCGGTCCAGCTCCTCGACGAGGCCGGGGAGGGCTCGCTCGTCCTCGAACGGCTCCACCCCGAGGTCTCGCTGCGCTCCCTGCCGGAGGCGAAGGCGCTCCTGGAGGCGGCCGGCACCGTGCGCAAGCTCTGGGTGGAGCCGCCGGCGGGGCACGGTTTCGGGACGGTGGCGGAGCGGACGGCCCGGCAGGCGGAGGCGATGGAGCCGTACCGCGCGGACCCGGCGACCGCGGAACTGACCGCGGCGGCGCTCGCGGCCCGCGAGGAGCTGGTCGGGGGCGACCCGGAGGCGGTGCTGCTGCACGGGAACTTCCGGCAGGGCAAGGTCCTCGCCGGCGACCGGACGCCCTGGCTGGCCGTCGGCCCCGAGCCGCTGGTCGGCGAGCGGGCCTACGACCTCGCCCGGCTCGTACGGGACCGGGTCGAGGACCTGGTGGCCGCCTCCTCGGGGGCCTCGGCGGCCCGGCGGCGGGTCAACAAGCTGGCGGACTCCCTGGACCTGGACCGGGAGCGGCTGCGCGGCTGGAGCCTGTTCCGCGCGGTGGAGTCGGGGACGCGGGCGCTGACGGCGGGGCGGCGGCAGGACGCCGAGCTGCTCCTCGAGTTCGCGAGCTGGCTCTAGGGGAATACCCTTTTTGTACTGTTCGGCTCGATCCAGGGGGCCGTGATGATCCAAGAGCTGCTGGTGGCGGCGGCCGGCGCGGCCGCGGCGGTCGCGGTGTACGCGGGCGCGGCGGCGCGCGTGGTCAAGCAGTACGAGCGCGGCGTCGTCTTCCGCTTCGGTCGGCTGCGCGACGACATCCGCTCCCCCGGCTTCACGATGATCGTTCCGCTCGTGGACCGCCTGCACAAGGTGAACATGCAGATCGTCACCATGCCCGTGCCCGCGCAGGAGGGCATCACCCGCGACAACGTGACGGTACGGGTCGACGCGGTCGTCTACTTCAAGGTCGTCGACGCGGCCGACGCGCTGGTCCGCGTCGAGGACTACAAGTTCGCGGTCTCCCAGATGGCGCAGACCTCGCTCCGGT contains these protein-coding regions:
- a CDS encoding trypsin-like peptidase domain-containing protein, which codes for MGPGDLATLVRICDPAGRPRGTGFLADHHGTVVTSHEAVDGLSRVVLHAPGDRTCLAEAEAVTPLPESGLALVRTEGLGGRPLPLATRPEIEPGTYVRIAAQGWREARVLGPAAVTYTATDRFHALTDALELAIGTEGAEALRRGGQAAGGPVLDTVTGTVLAVLGTALHGDRRAAGYAVPLRPAGPLTALLRRNAATVPAYGPDLNLAAILELTATSTGPARDPDPWPEPVERPDCVREFARFTAGDTPVLALVGAPGTGRTTALAALCARRARGVAPAPTVRLRGADLRAEDRSLADAVGRALHRAGRIVAASGALGDTTTATPERAAALARDAGRPLLVVLDGPEEMPPLLAHRLADWTTATERWLRTHGAHLITACRPEHWEQAGTLYTPGALHRPVPGPGGSAGAVADPGGPPGSVADAGAPHPPAAGPGARHRLATDPAGRPDGPGPATTATAAATTGGGMPPAVFLGPYSETEARAVREGYGIGEADLAAADARHPLALRLLAEVRAALPGEVPGRPGREEIFTAHLDLVCLRAAVRIAAGSRPLLRGTAVRRLAARVTGRVHEAARRCLGPGHGLLDRASFEELFPWREGWAPAVLTEGLLVPAGSGYRFAHEELADWVQAAHLDLDTALHALVHRHHEDPAGGPDRPPEAGAPGRPTTAVAPAEPGAPDGPGARGGAGGPDVLGAPAGRGGVAGPGTLGVSAGRGTSDVPGAPATSGGAASPGAPGTPRGAAAPWAPAGRDTPPPDVPGAPAAPGAAGPGTPTGQGTPDGPDLPSGAAPLVEVPPQRGAGAGEVLPVPRHRIGPVLQALLLLHRERGPAGLGPRLAALAEALGRFARDGQAGDGAWWAARLLGESVRRLPDPRPYLPVLRLLADLIGARPDRHPVFTPFGTAFWLGLPFGEDERIDLLRRLAPSDPPAGDRSLDAVAAMLAADPRGVQPLLCRWFGDDRPTVATAAQALLHAHRGLAVDDLCEALVATAHPLADDLLAALAEDEPSALCRAVDRWAHDDGRPERRVAAAAYGHLVAGHVTTSAGRELLRYAALALLARPGDQALHGAALGLLVRDPHSRSRHLPRALAEPQVPAAALAEALATHPEEVLAAFRTRLQGTGEAPAAVLRALAEIDTPSLARRIAALVRDYAAHRPDGAPLVAAFVDRRLEDGPVARAVLFPLVTGLIRGRPAPLRRALAPVLAAPGTGASRHLRAELLDVLLEHERYEAEAGELAVLEALLRAVAEGAELRTVPRTRQLAHRVGALCVRTPEGAWRLDRALSGAVRDLPVFAALLAAWTVEAPADWAPLLGPETVRALRSPGTAMPMRTDGRGHGSLRPA
- the truB gene encoding tRNA pseudouridine(55) synthase TruB translates to MSTSGKTPDGLVIVDKPSGFTSHDVVAKMRGIAKTRRVGHAGTLDPMATGVLVLGVERATKLLGHLALTEKEYLGTIRLGQTTITDDAEGEITASVDASKVTREQIDAGVAELTGAIMQVPSKVSAIKIDGKRSYARVRGGEEFEIPARPVTVSSFRVYDVRDDTAEDGTPVIDLVVSVVCSSGTYIRALARDLGAGLGVGGHLTALRRTRVGPYKLDSARTLDQLQEELTVMPVADAAAAAFPRWEVDEKRAGLLLNGVRLEMPEYPKGPVAVFGPGGKLLALVEEQRGKAKSLAVFG
- the rbfA gene encoding 30S ribosome-binding factor RbfA, giving the protein MADNARAKKLADLIREVVAEKLQRGIKDPRLGTHVTITDTRVTGDLREATVFYTVYGDDEERASAAAGLESAKGILRSAVGRAAGTKFTPTLTFVADALPENAKTIEDLLDKARASDAQVREASSGASFAGDADPYKKPGEDEAAE
- a CDS encoding DUF503 domain-containing protein translates to MYVGTLSFDLLLGDVHSLKEKRSVVRPIVAELQRKFSVSAAEVGDQDLHRRARLGVALVSGDPGFVSDVLDRCERLVAARPEVELLSVRRRLHTDED
- the infB gene encoding translation initiation factor IF-2 — translated: MAKVRVYELAKEFGVESKVVMAKLQELGEFVRSASSTIEAPVVRKLTDALQGPGGNAGKTAAKPGAPRKAAPSPAAPSPAAAARPAAPKPGAPAPKPAPAAPAAPAPVTPAAPASSTPSPAPAASGPRPGPKPAPKPVTPAPAAPEFTAPPSAPAAGPRPGGAAPGPRPTGERPARPGQGAPRPQGQGAPRPGGQQAPRPGGARPAGPRPGNNPFTSGGSTGMARPQAPRPGGGAPRPGGPGAVPGAPRPQGGPGGAPRPQGQGGGRPTPGGMPRPQAPRPGGAPGGNRPNPGMMPQRPAAGPRPGPGGRGPGGPGGRPGGPGGGGGGRPGFAGRPAGPGGGGGGFAGRPGGPGGGGGRPGGPGGGGGGFGGRPGGFGGRPGGPGGRGGTQGAFGRPGGPARRGRKSKRQRRQEYEAMQAPSVGGVMLPRGGGEVIRLSRGASLTDFAEKIGANPASLVAVMMNLGEMVTATQSVSDDTLQMLGDEMNYQVQIVSPEEEDRELLESFDIEFGEDEGGEEALVSRPPVVTVMGHVDHGKTRLLDAIRKTNVVAGEAGGITQHIGAYQVGTEVNGEERRITFIDTPGHEAFTAMRARGAKSTDIAILVVAANDGVMPQTIEALNHAKAAGVPIVVAVNKIDVEGADPTKVRGQLTEFGLVAEEYGGDTMFVDISAKQGLHIDSLLEAVILTADASLDLRANPNQDAQGIAIESHLDRGRGAVSTVLVQRGTLRIGDTVVVGDAYGRVRAMLDDKGNNVEEATPSTPVLVLGLTNVPGAGDNLLVVDEDRTARQIAEKRAARERNAAFAKRVRRVSLEDLDKVLKAGLVQELNLIIKGDASGAVEALEASLLQLDVGEEVDIRVLHRGVGAVTESDIDLAMGSDAIVIGYNVRAAGRAAQMAEREGVDVRYYSVIYQAIEEIEAALKGLLKPEYEEVELGTAEIREVFRSSKLGNIAGVLIRSGEVKRNTKARLVRDGKVIAEDLTIHGLRRFKDDVTEIREGFEGGINLGNFNDIKIDDVIATYEMREKPRA
- a CDS encoding YlxR family protein — protein: MSGRTHARACPERTCVGCRERAAKSDLLRIVVNKDECVPDHRGTLPGRGAYLHPAVVCLDLAVRRRAFPRALKVPGPLDTAALRHHVEQAAPQ
- the nusA gene encoding transcription termination factor NusA, whose product is MDIDVKLLKGLAQEKDISFEMLVEAIESALLIAYHRTPDARRHARVELNRATGHVTVWAKEDPSDLEEGQEPKDFDDTPSDFGRIAASTARQVIQQRLRDAENDVTFGEYARREGDVVAGVVQQGKDPKNVLVRLDDKLEAILPVQEQVPGEDYTHGLRLRTYVVRVAKGVRGPSVTLSRTHPNLVKKLFALEVPEIADGSVEIAAIAREAGHRTKIAVRSTRSGLNPKGACIGPMGSRVRNVMAELLGEKIDIVDWSDDPAEMVANALSPARVSKVEVVDLAARSARVTVPDYQLSLAIGKEGQNARLAARLTGWRIDIRPDTEPAEPQG
- the rimP gene encoding ribosome maturation factor RimP encodes the protein MSTTQSDRLRGLVEPLVAAKDLDLEEIEVSRAGRRGLLRIVVDSDEGVELDVCAELSREISEKLDETDAMGEGEYVLEVSSPGAERPLTEHRHYVRATGRLAKLQLAEGGDLVARILAVDEDGLDMEVPGVKGRKPTARRVAFADIVKARVEIEFNRKDKKEEEA
- a CDS encoding DUF4439 domain-containing protein gives rise to the protein MSALDATQAALAAEHAAVYGYGVVGGRIGAERRTEATAAYEAHRARRDALRRAVRDLGGTPVAAEAAYELPFRVAAPADAVRLAAVLEDRVAGVYSDLVRATGDRARAEAAAALREAAVRAVRWRGSDVTFPGLAERAGPVRS